A region of Leclercia adecarboxylata DNA encodes the following proteins:
- a CDS encoding carbonic anhydrase, which yields MQHIIEGFLSFQKEVFPQRKDLFRSLASSQNPKALFISCSDSRLVPELVTQQEPGQLFVIRNAGNIVPPFGPEPGGVSATIEYAVVALGVTDIVICGHSNCGAMKAIADNANLEPMPAVSHWLRYSDAAKAVVENKTWDNPTDKVNAMVQENVFAQLSNIKTHPSVAVGLRNNAIRLHGWVYDIESGDIRALDKETKTFVSLSENPGVYFE from the coding sequence ATGCAACATATCATTGAAGGTTTTCTCAGCTTTCAAAAAGAAGTTTTTCCGCAACGTAAAGACCTGTTCCGCAGTCTGGCGTCCAGTCAGAATCCCAAAGCGCTGTTCATCTCCTGTTCTGACAGCCGCCTGGTGCCGGAATTAGTCACCCAGCAGGAGCCGGGACAGCTCTTTGTCATTCGTAATGCTGGCAACATCGTGCCACCGTTCGGGCCAGAGCCGGGCGGCGTTTCCGCCACCATCGAATACGCGGTTGTGGCGCTGGGCGTTACCGACATCGTGATCTGCGGCCACTCTAACTGCGGCGCGATGAAGGCCATTGCCGACAACGCTAACCTCGAGCCGATGCCTGCCGTTTCACACTGGCTGCGCTACTCCGATGCGGCGAAAGCAGTCGTGGAAAACAAAACCTGGGATAACCCGACCGACAAAGTGAATGCCATGGTGCAGGAGAACGTCTTCGCCCAGCTGAGCAACATCAAAACTCACCCGTCCGTCGCGGTCGGCCTGCGTAACAACGCCATTCGCCTGCACGGCTGGGTGTACGATATCGAAAGCGGCGACATTCGCGCCCTGGATAAAGAGACCAAAACCTTCGTCTCTCTGTCCGAAAACCCAGGCGTTTACTTCGAGTAA
- a CDS encoding cupin, with translation MKARHITPELARSRLVAPEDMVSCNLAFIDCKLPGSHLKQNYSFIGPGVTQSSAQVVNIPEPHGFNIGAAAMPKGVTNNLHLHFTAEVFLIHEGTWRFRWGANGENEAEFSAPAILSIPTWIFRGFTNVSKEETCGMVYTVLGGNNTGGIIWHPSILAAASEYGLYLSKENMLLDVNAGDTLPEPAGLLTPLPEHEIAALRHYSVEEMRQRAVTGEDRRWSAAGLLDSVLPGHGGELAPVIGFGISQDKHAEPAIVNPHGFSVEWLRLKSDHVVGRHLCPDVQVIMVFKGTLEVTWNEEGEEVSIVAPERSVISIPANSWRRYRALEGDMECILTTEGDQRKRVYWDREILKQARAANRCLDPDGFVTAMDLLPETAKRAGLKLEALP, from the coding sequence ATGAAAGCACGTCACATTACCCCGGAACTGGCCCGCAGCCGTCTGGTTGCCCCTGAAGATATGGTGTCCTGCAATCTGGCCTTTATCGACTGCAAGCTTCCCGGCTCGCACCTGAAACAGAACTACTCCTTTATTGGCCCGGGCGTGACCCAGTCGTCCGCCCAGGTGGTCAATATCCCGGAACCGCACGGCTTCAACATCGGCGCGGCGGCGATGCCAAAAGGGGTGACCAATAACCTGCACCTGCACTTCACCGCCGAAGTGTTTTTGATCCATGAGGGAACCTGGCGCTTTCGCTGGGGAGCCAACGGCGAAAACGAAGCCGAGTTCAGCGCCCCGGCCATCCTCTCTATCCCGACCTGGATCTTCCGCGGCTTCACCAACGTCAGTAAAGAAGAGACCTGCGGCATGGTCTACACGGTGCTGGGCGGGAATAACACCGGGGGGATCATCTGGCATCCGTCGATTCTGGCCGCGGCCAGCGAGTACGGACTCTACCTGAGCAAGGAGAATATGCTCCTCGACGTCAATGCGGGGGATACCCTGCCGGAGCCGGCGGGGCTGCTGACCCCGCTGCCGGAGCACGAAATCGCCGCCCTGCGCCACTACTCCGTGGAGGAGATGCGCCAGCGGGCGGTGACCGGGGAGGATCGTCGCTGGTCGGCGGCGGGGTTACTCGATTCGGTGCTGCCGGGCCACGGCGGCGAGCTCGCCCCGGTGATCGGCTTTGGCATTAGCCAGGATAAACACGCGGAACCGGCTATCGTTAACCCGCACGGCTTCTCCGTTGAGTGGCTGCGCCTGAAGTCAGACCACGTGGTGGGCCGCCACCTCTGCCCGGACGTGCAGGTGATCATGGTCTTCAAGGGCACGCTGGAGGTGACCTGGAATGAAGAAGGCGAAGAGGTGAGCATTGTCGCCCCTGAGCGTTCGGTTATTTCGATCCCGGCGAACAGCTGGCGGCGCTACCGCGCCCTGGAGGGCGACATGGAGTGCATTCTGACGACGGAGGGCGATCAGCGTAAGCGCGTGTACTGGGATCGGGAGATACTGAAGCAGGCAAGAGCGGCGAACCGCTGTCTGGATCCGGATGGGTTTGTTACGGCAATGGATCTGTTACCGGAAACGGCGAAGCGCGCGGGGCTGAAGCTCGAAGCACTGCCGTGA
- a CDS encoding HpcH/HpaI aldolase family protein, translated as MRKNRLRAMPDGSAIINGWLAIPSGYSAEIVGHQGFDAVTVDLQHGMIDFASALSMLQALSATPAVPLVRVSDNDPAQIMRMLDAGAYGIICPMISTPEQARRFVAACRYPPLGNRSFGPARGLLYGGADYPQHANDEILTLAMIETRDGLANLDAILATEGLDGVFIGPNDLSLTLTGSASAESQHPEMLAAIELVVSRCRQWQKIAGIFCTSGDAAARRINEGFQFVTPANDVMQLGRASREAIALARGNAIPKSGASGY; from the coding sequence ATGCGTAAGAACAGACTCAGGGCAATGCCGGACGGCAGCGCCATTATTAACGGCTGGCTGGCGATCCCGTCGGGCTACAGCGCCGAGATCGTCGGCCATCAGGGCTTTGACGCGGTCACCGTCGATCTTCAGCACGGCATGATCGACTTCGCCAGCGCGCTGTCGATGCTGCAGGCGCTCTCCGCTACCCCGGCGGTGCCGCTGGTGCGGGTCTCCGATAACGACCCGGCGCAGATCATGCGCATGCTGGATGCAGGGGCCTACGGCATTATCTGCCCGATGATCTCCACCCCGGAACAGGCCCGGCGCTTTGTGGCCGCCTGCCGCTATCCGCCGCTGGGCAACCGCTCCTTTGGCCCGGCCCGCGGCCTGCTCTACGGCGGGGCCGATTACCCGCAGCACGCCAACGATGAAATTCTGACCCTGGCGATGATCGAAACCCGCGACGGGCTGGCTAATCTCGATGCGATCCTCGCCACCGAGGGGCTGGACGGGGTGTTTATCGGCCCGAACGATCTCTCGTTAACCCTGACCGGCAGCGCCAGCGCCGAATCTCAGCACCCTGAGATGCTGGCCGCCATTGAGCTGGTGGTCAGCCGCTGTCGTCAGTGGCAGAAAATCGCCGGGATCTTTTGTACCTCCGGCGACGCCGCCGCCCGGCGCATCAACGAAGGTTTTCAGTTTGTCACCCCGGCGAACGATGTCATGCAACTTGGCCGCGCCTCACGCGAGGCTATCGCCCTGGCGCGCGGCAACGCGATCCCTAAATCCGGCGCATCAGGCTATTAA
- a CDS encoding alpha/beta fold hydrolase: protein MDNHALPLVLIGGTLCNPRLWQPVLDRLKVSDVRCITLADATSAAQASRSLLSELPPRFLLAGFSLGAIVALQMVADAPGRIAGLALLSVNPLADAPENAAPRREAVRAARQQGLTNWLSASLWPKYVAPSRVDDQALQDLICLMAEESGLDTLATQTEIAITRRDNRAALAALACPIIVINGLHDPICTPHHHQRVAQSAPQVKHVTVACAGHFTLLEAPDEVALPLRHWIQECLHA, encoded by the coding sequence ATGGATAATCACGCCCTGCCGCTGGTGCTGATCGGCGGCACGCTCTGTAACCCGCGCCTCTGGCAGCCGGTGCTCGACAGGCTCAAGGTCTCTGACGTGCGGTGCATTACGCTTGCGGACGCTACCTCGGCGGCGCAAGCCTCCCGCTCGCTGCTGAGCGAACTGCCGCCGCGCTTTCTGCTGGCGGGCTTCTCGCTGGGGGCGATTGTGGCGCTACAGATGGTCGCCGACGCGCCCGGGCGCATTGCCGGGCTGGCGCTGCTGTCGGTTAACCCCCTTGCGGATGCGCCAGAAAATGCCGCTCCCCGCCGCGAGGCGGTGCGCGCTGCCCGGCAGCAGGGGCTGACAAACTGGCTCTCCGCCAGCCTGTGGCCGAAGTACGTTGCGCCGTCGCGCGTGGATGACCAGGCCCTGCAGGATCTTATTTGTCTGATGGCAGAGGAGAGTGGCCTCGATACCCTCGCCACCCAGACCGAGATCGCCATTACCCGGCGGGATAATCGCGCGGCGCTGGCCGCCCTCGCCTGCCCCATCATCGTTATCAACGGCCTGCACGATCCCATCTGCACGCCTCATCACCACCAGCGGGTGGCGCAGAGCGCGCCTCAGGTGAAGCACGTTACCGTCGCCTGTGCCGGGCATTTCACCCTGCTCGAAGCGCCCGACGAGGTTGCCCTCCCGCTACGTCACTGGATCCAGGAGTGTTTACATGCGTAA
- a CDS encoding SDR family NAD(P)-dependent oxidoreductase, giving the protein MTFPQMPSFSLHGKRALVTGGSRGLGFACAVALAHAGAQVWIAARDRQTLEAATTLAAERDLRLHPVVLDITDVAQVEAVTDALPAFDILVNSAGLARHEPFLAVSEANFDAVMAINLRATFFVSQRVAARMREARIAGSIIHISSQMGHVGGPKRSVYCASKFALEGLTKAMALELGEDGIRVNTLCPTFIETALTASSLADPDFRRYVLENIKLGRTGTVEDVMGPVVFLASGAAGMITGSALMVDGGWTAT; this is encoded by the coding sequence ATGACCTTTCCTCAGATGCCCTCCTTTAGCCTGCACGGCAAGCGTGCCCTGGTGACGGGCGGCTCCAGAGGGCTGGGGTTCGCCTGCGCCGTCGCGCTGGCCCATGCCGGGGCGCAGGTATGGATCGCCGCCCGGGATCGCCAGACGCTGGAGGCGGCCACAACCCTCGCCGCCGAGCGCGATCTGCGCCTGCATCCAGTGGTGCTGGATATCACCGATGTCGCCCAGGTTGAGGCCGTAACCGATGCCCTGCCCGCATTCGATATTCTGGTGAACAGCGCCGGACTGGCACGCCACGAGCCGTTTCTGGCGGTCAGCGAGGCGAACTTCGATGCGGTCATGGCGATCAACCTGCGGGCCACCTTTTTTGTCAGCCAGCGGGTAGCGGCCCGGATGCGCGAGGCGCGCATTGCGGGTTCCATCATCCACATCTCCTCGCAGATGGGCCACGTCGGTGGCCCGAAGCGCAGCGTCTACTGCGCGTCGAAATTTGCGCTGGAAGGGTTAACCAAAGCCATGGCGCTGGAGCTGGGCGAGGACGGGATCCGGGTCAACACCCTCTGCCCGACCTTTATTGAGACGGCGCTAACCGCCTCGTCGCTGGCTGACCCCGACTTTCGCCGCTACGTACTGGAGAACATCAAGCTCGGACGCACCGGCACGGTGGAGGACGTGATGGGTCCGGTGGTGTTTCTCGCCTCCGGTGCCGCAGGGATGATCACCGGCAGCGCGCTGATGGTCGACGGCGGCTGGACCGCAACCTGA